In Desulfovibrio sp. 86, the following proteins share a genomic window:
- a CDS encoding leucyl aminopeptidase yields the protein MDIRFQNLGPEHWKAEVMLAPVCQDEALTEVCPQIDKAAPWLVIAPALRDFKGKTGELALMHGHPELSVPRVLAVGLGPREKVDTAGIRKAIAAAVQLCRQKGYASILLPESALARLPGGRERLVEECVCAAQLALYRFSALKKADKDEPADPQWLALGFDGEEVPDASHAAARRGENAAWAVGMARDLSSTPPNLLYPEKLAERAQELARQKGFACTVLDEHALEKEGMGCLMAVGQGSGRPPRLVIIEYAPKGHEQDKPLILVGKGITFDTGGISLKPAPNMHQMKADMTGAATVLAAVAALAQEEAPRRVIGLLACAENMPGGRAMRPGDVVRAANGDTVEIQNTDAEGRLALCDALAYAQKTWTPAAMVDIATLTGACAVALGSQVAGLFSDDEDLSERIRAAGGACGEEFWPLPLWKPYAEQLKSDVADICHMGPREGGAINAALFLQHFIQEGVRWAHLDIAGVDWAAKPTPLCPAGPSAFGARTLLELARGGVQ from the coding sequence ATGGATATACGTTTTCAGAATCTTGGCCCGGAACACTGGAAGGCCGAAGTCATGCTGGCCCCTGTCTGCCAGGATGAAGCCCTGACGGAAGTCTGCCCCCAGATCGACAAGGCCGCGCCCTGGCTGGTCATCGCGCCCGCCCTGCGCGACTTCAAGGGCAAGACCGGCGAGCTTGCCCTCATGCACGGGCATCCCGAGCTTTCCGTGCCCCGCGTGCTGGCCGTGGGCCTTGGCCCCAGAGAAAAGGTGGACACCGCAGGCATCCGTAAGGCCATTGCCGCTGCCGTGCAGTTGTGCCGCCAGAAGGGCTACGCCTCCATACTGCTGCCCGAATCGGCTCTCGCCCGCCTGCCCGGCGGCCGCGAACGCCTGGTGGAAGAATGCGTGTGCGCGGCCCAACTGGCCCTGTACCGTTTTTCGGCGCTGAAAAAGGCCGACAAGGACGAGCCCGCCGATCCGCAGTGGCTGGCCCTCGGCTTTGACGGCGAAGAAGTGCCCGACGCTTCCCATGCCGCCGCCCGCCGTGGCGAAAACGCCGCCTGGGCCGTAGGCATGGCCCGCGATTTGTCCAGCACCCCGCCCAACCTGCTCTATCCTGAAAAGCTGGCCGAACGCGCCCAGGAACTGGCCCGCCAGAAGGGCTTTGCCTGCACAGTGCTTGACGAGCACGCCCTCGAAAAAGAAGGCATGGGCTGCCTCATGGCCGTGGGCCAGGGTTCGGGCCGTCCGCCCCGCCTCGTCATCATTGAATACGCCCCCAAGGGCCACGAACAGGACAAACCCCTTATCCTCGTGGGCAAGGGCATCACTTTTGACACGGGCGGCATCAGCCTCAAGCCCGCTCCAAACATGCACCAGATGAAGGCCGACATGACGGGAGCCGCCACCGTGCTGGCCGCCGTGGCCGCTCTGGCGCAGGAAGAGGCCCCCCGCCGGGTCATCGGCCTTCTGGCCTGCGCCGAAAACATGCCCGGAGGCCGCGCCATGCGCCCCGGCGATGTTGTGCGGGCCGCCAACGGCGATACCGTTGAAATCCAGAATACCGACGCCGAAGGCCGTCTTGCCCTGTGCGACGCCCTGGCCTATGCCCAGAAAACCTGGACCCCCGCCGCCATGGTAGACATAGCCACCCTCACGGGAGCCTGCGCTGTGGCCCTGGGCTCGCAGGTGGCCGGTCTTTTCAGCGATGATGAAGACCTCAGCGAGCGCATCCGCGCCGCCGGGGGCGCATGCGGCGAAGAATTCTGGCCCCTGCCCCTGTGGAAGCCCTATGCCGAGCAGTTGAAAAGCGACGTGGCCGACATCTGCCACATGGGCCCGCGCGAAGGCGGAGCCATCAACGCCGCGCTCTTTTTGCAGCACTTCATTCAGGAAGGGGTACGCTGGGCGCATCTGGACATTGCCGGGGTTGACTGGGCCGCCAAGCCCACCCCCCTGTGCCCCGCCGGGCCCTCGGCCTTTGGCGCGCGCACGCTGCTTGAACTGGCCAGGGGAGGCGTTCAGTAA